One genomic window of Leptospira perdikensis includes the following:
- a CDS encoding menaquinone biosynthetic enzyme MqnA/MqnD family protein: MKIGIVKHLNARPLTLYFERTSGFIPVYENPSVLIELLKQGELDCALVSSIECERNHEVLDYTKVVGVCARDVVRSVLFFRHESEPGLPRVVYTDKGSRSSVALLQCLLFREFGKLVEVIPTPASEISEMMAKGQGSHLLFGDHALLQTPVPGYQVVDLAEWWNQSTGLYFCFAFWAFPKGKVWDDRLFLSALEFGLKDLDSIIKEEKRLPIAVTDRYLKQELHYIPEQRNLDGFELFIKTARELKLV; the protein is encoded by the coding sequence ATGAAAATAGGCATCGTAAAACACCTGAATGCCCGCCCCCTAACCCTCTATTTTGAGAGAACTTCCGGATTTATACCAGTTTATGAGAACCCTAGTGTCCTCATCGAACTCCTAAAACAAGGAGAATTGGACTGTGCCCTCGTATCTTCTATTGAATGTGAAAGAAATCATGAGGTTTTAGACTACACAAAAGTAGTCGGAGTCTGTGCAAGAGATGTGGTTCGTTCTGTACTTTTCTTTCGACATGAATCTGAACCTGGACTTCCGAGGGTTGTATATACAGACAAAGGTTCCCGTTCCAGTGTGGCCCTTCTCCAATGCCTACTCTTTCGCGAGTTCGGAAAATTGGTGGAAGTCATACCCACTCCTGCATCCGAAATTTCAGAGATGATGGCCAAGGGTCAGGGGTCTCATCTTTTATTTGGAGACCATGCACTATTACAAACCCCAGTTCCCGGATACCAAGTGGTAGACCTTGCGGAATGGTGGAACCAGTCAACAGGACTTTATTTCTGTTTCGCCTTCTGGGCCTTCCCCAAAGGAAAGGTTTGGGATGACAGACTTTTCCTTTCCGCTTTGGAATTTGGATTAAAGGATTTGGATTCTATTATCAAAGAGGAAAAACGTCTTCCGATTGCAGTAACAGATCGTTACCTCAAACAAGAGTTACACTATATTCCCGAACAAAGGAACCTAGATGGTTTTGAACTATTTATCAAAACCGCAAGAGAACTCAAACTCGTTTAG
- a CDS encoding HIT family protein — protein MSSYEEHSIRKNLFSIGKLGYAKGDRPNVDCILCGVRDKNEIVPNLTIAETDLSIVSVNLFPYNPGHIIIFPKRHIIHYLELTEEEALDIHKLTQKAMRILEKQWRVQGFNIGYNLGKNSGGSIPHIHEHIVPRFPNEAGFLDVLSNTRIVIYEPYQMWDDLKKLWQIED, from the coding sequence ATGAGTTCCTATGAAGAACATTCTATTAGAAAAAACCTGTTCAGCATAGGAAAATTGGGTTATGCTAAAGGGGACAGACCCAACGTGGACTGCATTCTTTGTGGTGTTCGCGATAAAAACGAAATTGTTCCCAATCTTACCATCGCAGAGACAGACCTTTCGATTGTATCAGTCAATCTTTTCCCCTACAATCCGGGTCACATCATCATCTTTCCCAAACGTCATATCATCCACTACTTAGAGCTGACAGAAGAAGAAGCACTCGACATCCATAAACTCACCCAAAAAGCAATGAGGATACTAGAGAAACAATGGCGGGTTCAAGGGTTTAATATTGGTTATAACTTAGGAAAAAATAGTGGCGGATCCATTCCCCATATCCATGAACATATTGTTCCTAGGTTTCCCAATGAGGCAGGATTCTTAGATGTACTTTCCAATACAAGGATCGTAATCTATGAACCCTACCAAATGTGGGATGATCTAAAAAAACTTTGGCAGATAGAAGACTAA
- a CDS encoding CheR family methyltransferase: MDFRTSLNTIGDAEFEFIKNLVYKQAGIFLAPHKKIMVQSRLNARLRTLGIASFENYVAKLKLDPKFATDEMQELINRITTNKTDFFRENHHFEFLKNQYFPALEQASANGGSKTLRIWCSASSTGEEPYSIAISVYDYFNSKPGWNCKIYASDIDTQVIATAKKGLYRDERLEPVSEALKAKHFIKTIEKDHVFYEAKPHLKALIDFRQINLLHFPFPITDKLDLIFCRNVVIYFDKQTQKTLFQNFEVSLKPKGYLILGHSETMFGISDSFKFLGHTIYQKKD, from the coding sequence TTGGACTTTCGAACATCTTTAAACACAATCGGTGATGCCGAATTTGAATTCATTAAAAATTTAGTGTACAAACAAGCTGGGATTTTTTTAGCACCACATAAAAAAATCATGGTCCAGTCTAGGCTCAATGCACGCCTCCGTACTTTGGGAATTGCTAGTTTTGAAAACTATGTAGCTAAACTTAAACTAGACCCTAAATTTGCGACGGATGAGATGCAAGAGCTCATCAATCGCATAACAACAAACAAAACGGATTTTTTTCGAGAGAACCACCATTTTGAATTTTTAAAAAACCAATACTTTCCTGCCCTAGAACAAGCAAGTGCCAATGGTGGATCAAAAACTTTGCGTATATGGTGTTCAGCTTCTTCCACCGGGGAAGAACCGTATTCTATCGCCATCAGTGTTTATGATTATTTCAATTCGAAACCCGGTTGGAATTGTAAAATCTATGCCTCTGACATCGATACACAGGTGATCGCCACGGCAAAAAAAGGACTCTACCGAGACGAGAGACTGGAGCCGGTATCAGAAGCTCTCAAAGCAAAACATTTTATCAAAACGATAGAAAAGGACCACGTTTTCTACGAGGCAAAACCACATCTAAAAGCGCTGATTGATTTTAGACAAATTAATCTTTTGCATTTTCCTTTTCCCATTACGGATAAGTTGGATTTGATTTTTTGTAGGAATGTGGTGATTTACTTTGATAAACAAACCCAAAAAACGCTATTCCAGAATTTTGAAGTGAGTCTGAAACCAAAGGGATATTTAATCCTTGGTCATTCGGAAACTATGTTTGGAATCTCAGATAGTTTCAAATTCTTAGGACATACAATCTACCAAAAGAAAGACTAA
- the rsmH gene encoding 16S rRNA (cytosine(1402)-N(4))-methyltransferase RsmH, whose product MSESPHIPVLPGEVIDLLQKTDSSEPQWFLDGTAGEGGHSKLILKTFPKAHLILIDRDAIMLERAKKEILSVVGSLDRVHPFQMNFSEVDKELLDSLECPGLDGALVDLGVSLFHFLHSGRGFTFKNDEPLDMRLEPQVGQKTAADVVNYSTVLHLKKVFWEYGEERWALKIANNIVQSRHKKKFETNTDLVKLVEASIPRKFWPKESHPATRIFQALRIEVNEELLHAEKGIRALSEALKIGGVLTCISFHSLEDRIVKWTFRDLKSTDNFEILTKKPILPTDTEIRENRASRSAKLRGIQKIEPILNKRWEK is encoded by the coding sequence GTGTCAGAATCTCCTCATATTCCCGTACTTCCTGGCGAAGTCATCGATTTACTCCAAAAAACGGATTCATCCGAGCCCCAGTGGTTTCTGGATGGAACTGCAGGTGAAGGTGGTCATTCCAAACTGATCCTAAAAACATTCCCCAAGGCCCACCTGATTCTGATCGATCGTGATGCAATTATGTTGGAAAGGGCGAAAAAAGAAATCCTTTCCGTTGTTGGCTCTCTCGACCGGGTCCATCCTTTTCAAATGAATTTTTCAGAAGTAGACAAAGAACTTTTGGATTCATTAGAATGTCCGGGCCTTGATGGAGCCCTTGTGGATTTAGGAGTTTCGCTCTTTCATTTCCTGCATTCAGGAAGAGGGTTTACTTTTAAAAATGATGAACCACTCGATATGCGACTCGAACCCCAAGTAGGACAAAAAACTGCAGCCGATGTTGTGAACTACAGTACCGTCCTCCACTTAAAAAAAGTATTTTGGGAATACGGAGAAGAACGTTGGGCTTTAAAAATAGCAAATAACATTGTACAGTCGAGGCATAAAAAAAAATTCGAAACGAATACAGATCTTGTCAAACTTGTCGAAGCTTCCATCCCGAGAAAGTTTTGGCCCAAAGAATCCCACCCAGCCACTCGGATTTTTCAGGCTCTACGGATTGAGGTCAACGAAGAACTGTTACATGCTGAAAAGGGAATTCGAGCTCTTTCTGAAGCCTTAAAAATAGGGGGAGTTCTTACCTGTATTTCTTTCCATTCGTTAGAAGATAGGATTGTAAAATGGACCTTTCGCGACTTAAAATCTACAGATAATTTTGAAATCCTGACCAAAAAACCCATCCTTCCTACAGACACAGAAATCAGGGAAAACAGGGCTTCTCGATCTGCAAAATTACGGGGTATTCAAAAGATAGAACCGATATTGAATAAGAGATGGGAAAAATGA
- a CDS encoding LIC11874 family lipoprotein encodes MFRFLPLTCLLLFFFGCFEYEETILFRKQSSGTVEISYTVPLKKDSKDSLIKFLPTSKEEIITSVKKKSNNNLQVRDFTFRELEKSETTDMYFKRKGKVSYKLDFEDPIHLEGVLIGTFSIKSKPRSLVVKRDFLNLTDSTTIDAGAGEKKIISETSRLLREGRIQFKVLFPKDSECSSNRGFIGLGNLTYQIPLQETLENPDFKTWEYKIRFF; translated from the coding sequence GTGTTTCGTTTTCTCCCACTAACCTGCCTTCTTTTATTTTTCTTTGGTTGTTTTGAATATGAAGAGACCATTCTTTTCCGAAAACAAAGTTCGGGAACAGTCGAAATCTCCTATACAGTCCCCCTAAAAAAAGATTCCAAAGACTCCCTCATCAAATTCCTTCCAACTTCTAAAGAAGAAATCATCACCTCTGTCAAAAAAAAATCGAATAACAATTTGCAGGTTAGGGACTTTACTTTTCGTGAATTAGAAAAATCAGAAACAACGGATATGTATTTCAAACGAAAGGGAAAGGTTTCTTACAAATTGGATTTTGAAGATCCAATCCATTTGGAAGGTGTTCTCATTGGAACTTTTTCTATCAAATCGAAACCAAGGTCCTTGGTTGTGAAAAGAGATTTCCTCAACCTAACAGACAGTACAACTATCGATGCGGGTGCTGGAGAAAAGAAAATCATTTCGGAAACATCTCGACTCCTACGCGAAGGTCGAATCCAATTTAAAGTTTTGTTTCCAAAGGATTCGGAATGTAGTTCGAATCGAGGGTTTATTGGTCTTGGAAATTTAACTTACCAAATACCCCTTCAAGAAACCTTAGAAAATCCTGACTTTAAAACATGGGAATACAAAATTCGATTTTTCTAA
- a CDS encoding UDP-N-acetylmuramoyl-L-alanyl-D-glutamate--2,6-diaminopimelate ligase: MKLSEIIKRIPDVKLIKGENSLEVEYIWGDSRKLKQNDIFVLPEDTIENQESFLKMAAEFGSQVVLISKRHLKLKGLELFSAILETEDSVGEAHGKIACLLAGNPAKKMKLVAITGTNGKTSLTFILFHLARKVGKNAALIGTVQIQIMDRVLESGYTTPDASSLNLLLKQMLEEGIEYVFIEMSSHGLKLGRVAGLEITCAGFTNLTQDHLDFHSNMDDYFESKFKIFQLLEQSSVKNKFGLVAGDVPFGKEMVQKIADAKLKSPIYIFGKSGEFNFSNTKLSLLNSEYRFHKKAKNLPFIEVRSIKTNLLGNFNVFNTSFALAIAYELGFPWEEVISCLEKIPTVPGRFHVVPFPDRSRIAVVDYAHTPDALENILKSCVEIAPKQLICLFGCGGDRDRTKRPQMARIAETFADFVILTSDNPRTETPESILDEIESGFSRGFQRYEKITDRRVAIQRAVGLLERDGILVVAGKGHETYQIVGKEKTKFVDFEEIEKAFQNLGL, from the coding sequence ATGAAATTATCAGAAATCATCAAACGGATTCCCGATGTAAAACTCATCAAAGGGGAAAATTCTCTAGAAGTGGAATATATTTGGGGAGATAGTCGCAAATTAAAACAAAATGATATCTTCGTTCTTCCTGAAGATACAATAGAAAACCAAGAATCCTTTCTTAAGATGGCAGCAGAATTTGGCTCTCAAGTGGTTCTTATTTCTAAACGCCACTTAAAATTAAAGGGTCTAGAATTATTTTCTGCGATCCTTGAAACAGAGGATTCTGTGGGAGAAGCACATGGTAAAATTGCTTGCCTACTTGCTGGAAACCCAGCCAAAAAAATGAAACTAGTTGCCATAACAGGAACTAACGGCAAAACTTCTTTAACATTTATTCTTTTTCACCTAGCAAGAAAAGTTGGTAAAAATGCTGCTCTTATCGGAACTGTACAAATCCAAATTATGGATCGGGTTTTAGAATCGGGATATACAACACCGGATGCTTCTTCTTTGAATCTTCTCCTCAAACAAATGTTAGAAGAAGGAATTGAATACGTATTTATCGAAATGAGTAGCCATGGTTTGAAACTGGGACGAGTGGCTGGACTTGAAATCACTTGTGCAGGTTTTACAAACCTAACACAAGATCATTTGGATTTTCATTCAAATATGGATGATTATTTTGAAAGTAAGTTTAAAATTTTCCAACTCTTAGAACAATCCTCTGTGAAAAATAAATTTGGACTTGTGGCAGGGGATGTTCCTTTCGGAAAAGAAATGGTCCAAAAGATTGCCGATGCCAAACTAAAATCACCAATTTATATCTTTGGAAAGTCGGGAGAATTCAATTTCTCTAACACAAAACTTTCTCTTTTAAATAGCGAATACAGATTTCATAAAAAAGCAAAAAATTTACCTTTTATAGAAGTCCGTAGTATCAAAACAAACTTACTTGGAAATTTTAATGTTTTTAATACTTCCTTTGCTTTAGCCATTGCATATGAATTAGGATTTCCATGGGAAGAAGTGATCTCTTGTTTAGAAAAAATCCCTACAGTTCCCGGTCGATTCCATGTGGTTCCTTTTCCTGATCGTTCTCGGATTGCAGTTGTGGACTATGCACATACACCCGATGCTTTGGAAAATATATTAAAAAGTTGTGTGGAAATTGCTCCCAAACAATTGATTTGTTTATTTGGTTGTGGGGGAGATCGCGATCGCACCAAACGACCGCAGATGGCACGGATTGCCGAAACTTTTGCAGATTTTGTCATTCTCACTTCTGATAACCCAAGAACCGAAACTCCAGAATCCATTTTGGACGAAATCGAATCTGGGTTTTCTCGTGGATTCCAAAGGTATGAAAAAATCACAGACAGAAGAGTGGCGATCCAAAGGGCTGTTGGACTCCTCGAACGAGATGGAATTTTGGTGGTTGCCGGAAAAGGCCATGAAACTTACCAAATCGTTGGCAAAGAAAAAACGAAATTTGTAGACTTCGAAGAGATAGAGAAAGCTTTTCAAAATTTAGGACTTTAG
- a CDS encoding FtsW/RodA/SpoVE family cell cycle protein — MEIYRSIQNLFRFGNSRFDGPVLYGIFFLFGMGIVIMYSASVIPAEREFSDSNYYLNKQLIWGILGIFSFLVFSQIPYQFLVRWSFVFSVLSLLLLISVFIPGLGKSVGTSYGRSFNRWIQIGGIQIQPSEFSKISILLFSSYFFYNFDFKKVKWDRKKIVSVLLIFATLVLIVIEPAFGTTIELLLVLFFFVLLAGFPMKRLFILGVSVLPLLVVLVTQVGYRKKRLEIWLDPYKFRFDEGHQLVTSFRAFFDGGSFGRPVGSGYAHRYLAYSHTDFVMASFVEDFGFLGFLSFLLVVIFLLVRIYFLLKRTKDKLGFFLGSGILILFGFQTILNLFVVTGIVPVTGISLPFLSYGGSSLITIFILFGILANITSKENLVL; from the coding sequence ATGGAAATTTACCGGTCAATACAAAACCTCTTTCGCTTTGGAAACTCGAGGTTTGATGGGCCAGTGCTTTATGGGATTTTTTTTCTTTTTGGAATGGGAATTGTCATTATGTACAGCGCTTCTGTCATTCCCGCCGAACGAGAGTTTTCGGATTCTAATTATTACCTAAACAAACAACTTATTTGGGGAATACTTGGAATTTTTAGTTTTTTAGTTTTTAGCCAAATTCCCTATCAATTTTTAGTGCGTTGGTCTTTTGTATTTTCTGTCCTTAGTTTGTTATTGTTAATTTCTGTTTTTATTCCAGGCCTTGGAAAGTCTGTGGGAACTAGTTATGGAAGAAGTTTCAATCGTTGGATCCAAATTGGGGGAATTCAAATCCAACCCTCTGAATTTTCAAAGATTAGTATTTTACTTTTTTCTTCTTATTTCTTTTACAATTTTGATTTTAAAAAAGTAAAATGGGATAGAAAGAAGATTGTTTCGGTATTATTGATTTTTGCTACTTTAGTTCTTATTGTCATTGAACCTGCCTTTGGTACTACTATCGAACTTCTTCTCGTATTATTTTTCTTTGTCCTACTCGCTGGATTTCCGATGAAACGTCTTTTCATTCTTGGAGTATCGGTATTGCCGCTACTTGTAGTTCTTGTGACCCAAGTAGGATACCGTAAAAAACGTTTAGAGATTTGGCTTGATCCCTATAAATTTCGATTTGATGAAGGCCACCAACTGGTTACCAGTTTTCGAGCTTTTTTTGATGGCGGAAGTTTTGGGCGTCCCGTAGGTTCCGGTTATGCTCATCGGTATTTAGCCTATAGTCATACTGACTTTGTGATGGCATCCTTTGTGGAAGATTTTGGATTTTTAGGATTTTTATCTTTTCTTCTTGTGGTAATTTTTCTCCTGGTTCGCATCTATTTTTTACTGAAGCGTACAAAAGATAAACTTGGGTTCTTCTTAGGATCCGGGATTCTTATTTTATTTGGATTCCAAACGATTTTGAATCTTTTTGTTGTGACTGGAATTGTTCCTGTCACAGGTATTTCTCTTCCTTTTTTAAGTTACGGAGGATCCTCACTCATAACAATTTTTATCTTGTTCGGAATTCTTGCCAACATCACGAGTAAAGAGAATTTGGTATTATGA
- the mraY gene encoding phospho-N-acetylmuramoyl-pentapeptide-transferase, producing MFQWIYESFGNDYGFLRVFSYVTLRAMMAGLTSMFITFLFGKALISFLLSLKFRESVRNDGPQSHAAKSGTPTMGGLIMILSLTISTLLWGNLSNFNVLLLLVSAILFAGLGFTDDYMKSVKKIKGGMRARTKFLVTIFFAVSITTLYFYFTGKSNLIATKGVVFTITDLFLPFVKGPVWNLGYLAVPFAIIVLIGSSHAVNLTDGLDGLASGTVVIATATFALISYVSGTPSAANYLHIPYLPGSHEYAVFLAGLSGALLGFLWFNCHPAQVFMGDTGSLFLGSTLGLVAIMLKKEILLVILGGIFVAEAVSVILQVGSFKLTGKRIFKMAPLHHHFELSGWSEEKVVIRFWIIGIILAIVTLSTLKIQ from the coding sequence ATGTTCCAGTGGATTTATGAATCGTTCGGAAACGATTATGGTTTTTTACGAGTTTTTAGTTATGTTACCCTTCGTGCCATGATGGCGGGTCTTACTTCTATGTTTATTACCTTTCTTTTCGGAAAGGCTCTGATTTCCTTTCTTCTTTCCTTAAAGTTTCGGGAATCAGTTCGTAACGATGGTCCGCAGTCTCATGCTGCCAAATCAGGCACTCCAACGATGGGAGGGCTTATTATGATTCTCTCACTTACCATCTCTACTCTGTTATGGGGGAATCTATCCAACTTTAATGTTTTATTACTTCTTGTGTCAGCCATCTTATTTGCAGGCCTTGGCTTTACCGATGATTACATGAAGTCGGTAAAAAAAATCAAAGGAGGGATGAGAGCTAGAACGAAATTTCTTGTGACCATTTTCTTTGCAGTTTCCATAACCACTCTTTACTTTTACTTTACCGGTAAATCAAACTTGATTGCTACCAAAGGTGTAGTTTTTACCATCACCGATTTGTTTTTACCTTTTGTCAAAGGCCCTGTTTGGAATTTAGGATATTTAGCGGTTCCTTTTGCTATTATTGTGCTAATTGGAAGCTCTCATGCAGTCAACCTAACTGACGGACTGGATGGACTGGCCTCGGGAACGGTTGTGATTGCAACTGCAACCTTTGCATTAATTTCCTATGTCTCAGGAACCCCATCGGCTGCAAATTATTTACACATTCCTTACCTTCCTGGTTCTCATGAATATGCGGTTTTCCTTGCGGGACTTTCTGGTGCTTTACTTGGATTTTTGTGGTTCAATTGCCATCCTGCTCAAGTTTTTATGGGCGATACAGGATCCTTATTTCTTGGATCCACTCTTGGCCTTGTTGCTATTATGTTAAAAAAAGAAATCCTTCTTGTGATCCTTGGTGGAATTTTTGTCGCAGAAGCTGTGAGTGTAATTTTGCAGGTAGGTTCATTCAAACTCACTGGAAAACGAATTTTTAAAATGGCTCCACTTCACCATCATTTTGAATTGTCAGGTTGGTCCGAAGAAAAAGTTGTGATTCGTTTTTGGATCATTGGAATCATACTTGCCATTGTTACCTTGTCTACGTTGAAAATCCAATAA
- the murC gene encoding UDP-N-acetylmuramate--L-alanine ligase, translated as MKGPILFLGIGGSGMSSLAHMALDLNIPVLGYDQKNSETTAFLVERGASLQNDISKIPLDGIEMVVYSSAINDKHKQVFDEIKGKNIPLKHRSEFMHLLVSNQQSISVAGSHGKTSTTTMVSQILSEVGMDPTIMIGGDTSLLEKRGGKIGKGTFAVYESDESDGTFLKHKASIRLLTNIDNDHLDYYKTRERLEDAFFEYMAFDSDGIAVLYAHDPGIRDVLLHKTKNISFSPNFHLYLCMEEPDTKSDWFLKLKSKLADQLIPVVYRIKDDTLEFNFAEFGFLSLNLPYPGIHYLTNGLVAVIGAYVSGVSPKLSTEILSRYIGVKRRQEVLGNWKGITVMDDYGHHPTEIAMVIRSLQNKLKSKGRLVVLFQPHRYTRTQLLLEDLAKSLAIAEILFLLPIYSAGESPIPGISHESFIPFLKKENTQFLDGVIEKDLVSIKSKLETGDMLLCLGAGNVRDWGLQLLKN; from the coding sequence ATGAAAGGTCCGATTTTATTTTTAGGAATTGGTGGAAGTGGGATGTCTAGTCTTGCGCATATGGCGCTTGATTTAAATATTCCGGTTCTTGGTTACGATCAAAAGAATTCAGAAACAACGGCATTTCTTGTAGAACGGGGAGCATCACTTCAGAATGATATTTCCAAAATTCCTTTAGACGGAATTGAAATGGTGGTTTATAGTTCTGCCATCAATGATAAACACAAACAAGTGTTTGATGAAATTAAGGGAAAGAACATTCCTCTTAAACATAGATCAGAGTTTATGCACCTGTTGGTTTCGAACCAACAATCCATATCTGTTGCGGGAAGCCATGGCAAAACTTCTACTACCACCATGGTCTCTCAAATCCTCTCAGAAGTCGGAATGGATCCCACAATTATGATTGGTGGTGATACAAGCCTTCTCGAAAAACGCGGAGGAAAAATCGGGAAGGGAACGTTTGCGGTTTATGAATCGGATGAATCGGATGGTACTTTCTTAAAACACAAAGCTTCCATTCGACTTTTAACAAATATTGACAATGACCATCTTGATTATTATAAAACAAGAGAACGTTTAGAGGACGCATTTTTCGAATATATGGCATTCGACAGCGATGGAATTGCTGTTTTATATGCCCATGATCCTGGAATTCGGGATGTGCTTTTACATAAAACTAAAAATATTTCCTTTTCGCCTAACTTTCATCTCTATCTTTGTATGGAAGAACCAGATACAAAATCCGACTGGTTTCTGAAACTCAAATCCAAACTAGCAGACCAACTCATTCCCGTTGTCTATCGAATTAAAGATGACACCTTAGAGTTTAATTTCGCTGAGTTCGGATTTCTTTCTTTAAACTTACCTTATCCAGGTATTCATTATCTGACCAATGGACTTGTTGCTGTGATCGGCGCTTATGTTTCGGGTGTTTCACCGAAACTGTCCACTGAAATTCTATCCCGTTATATCGGGGTGAAACGTAGACAAGAGGTTTTGGGGAATTGGAAAGGAATCACTGTTATGGATGACTATGGCCACCATCCCACAGAAATTGCCATGGTGATCCGATCTTTGCAAAACAAATTGAAATCGAAGGGAAGGCTTGTGGTTCTTTTCCAGCCACATCGTTATACCCGCACACAGTTGTTATTGGAAGATTTGGCTAAGTCTTTGGCAATAGCAGAAATTCTATTTTTGCTTCCTATCTATTCCGCAGGGGAGAGTCCGATACCGGGAATCTCTCATGAATCTTTTATTCCCTTCTTAAAGAAAGAAAACACCCAGTTTTTAGACGGAGTGATCGAAAAGGATTTGGTCTCCATCAAATCCAAATTAGAAACAGGAGACATGTTACTTTGTTTAGGTGCCGGAAATGTAAGAGATTGGGGACTTCAGTTACTAAAAAACTAA
- a CDS encoding UDP-N-acetylglucosamine--N-acetylmuramyl-(pentapeptide) pyrophosphoryl-undecaprenol N-acetylglucosamine transferase, with protein sequence MSGSVLIAAGGTGGHISPGVALAEVLAEKISNFGFEAVYLHSLVRNKDNPDLLNPPCTVLWHNVPQLGGLKTIIYPFLFLFPFIKTILLFHKLKVRAVIGMGGYSSLPSILYAILFRKQLYLCEQNCVPGKITRIFAKFSKKIAFSFPLTEEYSISGKTIGNPIRKRVIPETLNIRQNENLHEGKKNTVNVLVLGGSQGARQLNQMILKTMENPEIASKYKFRLLTGTSLYEETKNKSDGNAEIISYANDMKPNYEWANIVVARSGAGVLAECLVFGLPMILIPYPYAADNHQKENANYIESQGAAVSIHSTSDDPTRLVQILLGWKDHSEILREMGHTSLSLSNVNAAYQTVSYFFSDKV encoded by the coding sequence ATGAGTGGATCTGTTTTAATTGCAGCCGGCGGAACCGGTGGTCATATATCTCCCGGAGTTGCCCTTGCTGAAGTTTTGGCAGAAAAAATTTCTAACTTTGGGTTTGAGGCGGTCTATCTGCATTCCCTTGTGCGTAACAAAGACAATCCCGATCTTTTAAATCCACCCTGCACAGTACTTTGGCATAATGTCCCACAGTTAGGTGGTCTAAAAACCATTATTTATCCGTTTTTATTTCTGTTTCCTTTCATTAAAACCATTCTACTATTTCATAAATTAAAAGTTCGGGCCGTGATCGGAATGGGTGGGTATTCGAGCCTCCCATCCATCCTTTATGCGATTCTATTCAGAAAACAGTTGTATCTTTGTGAACAAAACTGTGTTCCAGGAAAAATCACTCGGATTTTTGCTAAGTTTTCTAAAAAAATTGCCTTTAGTTTTCCTTTGACTGAAGAGTATTCTATTTCCGGAAAAACCATTGGGAATCCAATCCGAAAACGTGTGATCCCTGAAACCTTAAACATCCGCCAAAATGAAAATCTACATGAAGGAAAAAAGAATACGGTTAATGTTCTTGTTCTCGGTGGATCCCAAGGTGCCAGACAACTAAACCAAATGATTCTCAAGACCATGGAAAATCCGGAAATTGCTTCCAAATATAAATTTCGACTCCTCACAGGTACTTCGTTATACGAAGAAACCAAAAATAAATCTGATGGAAATGCTGAAATTATATCCTATGCGAATGATATGAAACCCAATTACGAATGGGCCAATATCGTTGTGGCCAGATCAGGAGCAGGTGTTCTTGCGGAATGTTTAGTTTTTGGTTTACCGATGATTCTCATTCCTTATCCTTATGCTGCAGACAACCACCAAAAAGAAAATGCCAATTATATAGAATCACAAGGAGCAGCGGTATCTATCCATTCCACTTCGGATGATCCGACAAGACTTGTACAAATTCTACTCGGGTGGAAAGACCATTCAGAAATCCTCAGAGAAATGGGACATACATCTTTATCTCTCTCTAATGTGAATGCAGCTTACCAAACTGTTTCTTATTTTTTTTCTGACAAAGTTTGA